The sequence below is a genomic window from Montipora capricornis isolate CH-2021 chromosome 14, ASM3666992v2, whole genome shotgun sequence.
TGACAAATCCCCGAAAAATGTATTTCTGGCCTTTCGTTGTGTTTATTTTATAATGACGTAATATTCAAATCATTGACTGTAACCCTTACTCCATGATTTTCGTTCAAATTTACTCCGGCTCTTCTTATTTTTAGATACGGTGGTCTTTAAATTACCTCTGCAAGTTTTTCCATCCCCAGCATATCCGGGATAACACGTGCACCGGTAGGAACCAACAGTGTTGTTGCATGTAGCATTTACATGACACACAGGTGAAGAAGCAGTGCATTCATCAACATCTACAACAAAAAGAAGCAACTTAAAAACAGCGATTAGCACTGTTTTCGATCTCCCTAATTAAcaacccctccccctcccctccccctcttcttttatttttggttaAAAGGAACCAAGGAAAACGTGAAGAATAGAAAGTGGTGGAGAACGACACAGTCAAAGGGATTGCAGGAGTATAAGGGATATGAATGAGGTtaatggaagaaaaacaaagttaaaaagATAAGGGAGACAAGGATGCAGATGAACATGGAAATAGATCAagataaaaatataaaagtcatgAAGATGTAGATAAAGATGAAGAAGACGATTGGGTGAGGCTCAAGAAGTAGATCTAAGTAAAAATGAAGGTGGGGACGAGATGGTGATGAAGATGAAAATGTAAATATGGAGGTAAATGAGACGGAAAAAAAGATGAAAGAAGATTGAATTCTTACCTTCGGTTTTCATATCGCAAAATGCAAGTACTGGAATCCCTGGTTTTATTGAAGACATCCAGTATTTGCCGTTGGGTGATCTTCCTTCACTCATCCTAATTTCCTTGCAGGACTCGGCAGCTAGTTCAGAGATGGAGCCAACTGGGGCTGAAAGTAATAAACTagtattatttctttattactCTGGTTTAGAGGTCTTTTGCATGTAACAAACGTTGTTAATTTCCACTTACCTCTGTTCATGTATTTTCTGAAGTAATATCTGTCTGCATCAGGAATAAAATCCTCAGGTCTGGCTTCCTTGGTGCGATCACTGAATTCGCACATATGGAGAGacatcacaaagttgaagcttTGGCATCGATCATCCTTGAGGCAGGCCGAAAGGCAATGAAGTCCAATATTGGCCATCATTGTTTGATAGATGTGTCCTTGCAACATCCATCCCAAGATGGACTCCTCAGATTCAAATGCAGGACATTGTTGAGACTTCGTTTTAGCAACAATTTGACAAATGGCAACAAAAATAGGGAACACGGATAgcgttttcatttcctttgcgATAACAGCTGTAAAGCGTTTTCCAGACAACTTAAAAGAGATTTAAAATGCAGACCTATAAACTAGATTCTTTTCTAATGACTAGTAGTTCTGATAAATTCGTTTAATAGTTTAGGTTTTTAACTATTTCCTTTATGGTAACATTACCCGGTATTTTTCATTTCCGCATTTGAAAAAAACGCGATAATAACTAAAAAGGTCTTTTGTTTCcaagtaattaattattaattatagaCATTTTCCCAACTTGATGATACAAGTTCCGGCAAGCGAGAGTAGAGCAGTTGTTCTTATTCGCCTACGGCTTCGTCCAATTTGGcagtcctcagaatttttctcatcctGTCATTTTCAAATTGGACGGCATGTAATCCTATTACATATTCTAATAATGTCATTGCTTTTTGACTGACTCATATTCCAAGACTGCACAACCAATCAGAGAAGACGTTGAATTGGGATATGCAAAGCAGTAATTCTTAAAGATAGGATAAGAAATCTCTTGAATAGTTATTCCATTTGCAACGGTTTCGATAGACAATCAATTGTGTCAATATTTGGAATAAAATATACAGCCTTTAATAAACGGGCAGGAGTGTTTTGTCGGGCTTTCAACCATAAGGTGAAGCCAACTGGTTTTAGACCCAAAAAAACACACGACCTCAAATCATTCTATAAAAAGCGTGTCCCTAACTGTTGAAATCGTAAGTGGAGGACATAGCACGCAAGAAGCCTGCTTTTTAAAGTTCGATCACGTGACGTTTTTTCGGTTACCTGATAGGCTCTTTTGCTCATGAATGATTAATGACTATTT
It includes:
- the LOC138032738 gene encoding versican core protein-like isoform X1 gives rise to the protein MKTLSVFPIFVAICQIVAKTKSQQCPAFESEESILGWMLQGHIYQTMMANIGLHCLSACLKDDRCQSFNFVMSLHMCEFSDRTKEARPEDFIPDADRYYFRKYMNRAPVGSISELAAESCKEIRMSEGRSPNGKYWMSSIKPGIPVLAFCDMKTEDVDECTASSPVCHVNATCNNTVGSYRCTCYPGYAGDGKTCRDFNECSSPHSPCHVNAKCKNTEGSYVCTCKAGYTGNGKTCTATCPTGFVMHRKSCYYISPTVTATFSDARRRCKSLGADLAMIKSANENNFLYNLVKISAAPKPAWIGLKRKADNKFYWLDNTPVQGNYQRWKDGEPNDSGGNEDCGHMLTHKNGPWNDASCSASGLVALCQKPL
- the LOC138032738 gene encoding versican core protein-like isoform X2, which codes for MKTLSVFPIFVAICQIVAKTKSQQCPAFESEESILGWMLQGHIYQTMMANIGLHCLSACLKDDRCQSFNFVMSLHMCEFSDRTKEARPEDFIPDADRYYFRKYMNRAPVGSISELAAESCKEIRMSEGRSPNGKYWMSSIKPGIPVLAFCDMKTEDVDECTASSPVCHVNATCNNTVGSYRCTCYPGYAGDGKTCRATCPTGFVMHRKSCYYISPTVTATFSDARRRCKSLGADLAMIKSANENNFLYNLVKISAAPKPAWIGLKRKADNKFYWLDNTPVQGNYQRWKDGEPNDSGGNEDCGHMLTHKNGPWNDASCSASGLVALCQKPL